A genomic segment from Diospyros lotus cultivar Yz01 chromosome 5, ASM1463336v1, whole genome shotgun sequence encodes:
- the LOC127801342 gene encoding probable serine/threonine-protein kinase At1g01540, translating into MSVYDAAFVNSELSKPTSIFGLRLWVVIGVFVGAIIVLFLFLLSLCITSRRRNSSKLHHHSAKLAVRGELTPAVSKEILEIVHEATPDHRPEIQIDIGKAEHRIVFSDRASSGESRATSSAADTASFGGGSMPEVSHLGWGRWYTLRELEAATNGLSDGNVIGEGGYGIVYSGVFADNTRVAVKNLLNNRGQAEKEFKVEVEAIGRVRHKNLVRLLGYCVEGAYRMLVYEYVDNGNLDQWLHGDVGEVSPLTWDIRLNIILGTAKGLAYLHEGLEPKVVHRDIKSSNILVDRQWNPKVSDFGLAKLLFSERSYVTTRVMGTFGYVAPEYACTGMLNEKSDVYSFGILIMEIISGRSPVDYSRPPGEVNLVDWLKTMVGNRKSEDVVDPKLAEMPASKALKRVLLVALRCVDPDASKRPKMGHVIHMLEADDLLVRDERRIGREPSHSHRDYKEERHAALEVGAKQLGEDSSSRR; encoded by the exons ATGTCAGTGTACGACGCCGCATTCGTGAACAGCGAGCTGTCGAAGCCGACGTCGATATTCGGGCTTCGGCTGTGGGTGGTGATCGGAGTCTTCGTCGGAGCAATTATcgttctctttctctttctcctctctctctgcATCACCTCCCGCCGCCGCAACTCCTCCAAGCTCCACCACCACAGTGCCAAGCTCGCCGTCCGCGGAGAGCTAACCCCCGCGGTGTCCAAGGAAATCCTGGAGATCGTGCACGAGGCCACGCCGGATCACCGCCCGGAGATCCAGATCGACATCGGCAAGGCGGAGCACCGCATCGTGTTCTCCGATCGGGCGTCGAGCGGGGAGAGCAGGGCCACGAGCTCCGCGGCCGATACGGCGTCCTTCGGCGGCGGCTCGATGCCGGAGGTGTCGCATTTGGGTTGGGGCCGGTGGTACACTCTCAGAGAGCTCGAGGCTGCTACGAATGGGTTATCCGATGGGAATGTGATCGGCGAAGGCGGTTACGGCATCGTCTACAGTGGTGTATTTGCCGATAATACTCGCGTGGCTGTGAAGAATCTGTTGAATAACAG GGGCCAGGCTGAGAAGGAATTTAAAGTAGAGGTAGAAGCAATTGGGCGAGTAAGACACAAAAACCTTGTCAGATTGTTGGGTTACTGTGTGGAGGGAGCTTACAG GATGCTTGTATATGAGTATGTGGATAATGGAAACTTGGACCAGTGGCTCCATGGAGATGTGGGAGAAGTTAGCCCCTTAACATGGGATATCCGTTTGAATATCATACTGGGAACAGCTAAAGG ATTGGCCTATCTTCATGAGGGTCTTGAACCGAAGGTTGTCCATCGGGACATCAAATCTAGCAACATACTAGTTGATCGTCAATGGAATCCTAAAGTATCCGACTTTGGGCTTGCCAAGCTCTTGTTCTCTGAGAGAAGTTATGTGACAACTCGTGTTATGGGAACATTTGG ttaTGTTGCCCCAGAATATGCCTGCACTGGAATGTTGAATGAGAAGAGTGATGTCTACAGCTTTGGAATACTAATAATGGAGATAATTTCTGGGAGAAGTCCTGTTGACTATAGTCGACCACCAGGAGAG GTGAACTTGGTTGATTGGTTGAAGACAATGGTTGGAAATCGAAAATCCGAGGACGTTGTGGATCCAAAGCTGGCTGAGATGCCTGCTTCAAAAGCACTCAAACGTGTTCTGTTGGTTGCTCTCAGATGTGTAGATCCTGATGCTTCAAAAAGGCCCAAAATGGGACATGTGATCCATATGCTTGAGGCAGATGATTTACTTGTTCGTGAT GAAAGACGAATTGGCAGAGAACCTTCCCATTCCCATCGTGATTATAAAGAAGAGAGACATGCTGCTTTAGAAGTAGGTGCTAAGCAGCTTGGTGAAGATTCATCTAGTAGAAGGTGA
- the LOC127801343 gene encoding 40S ribosomal protein S10-1-like — MIIPEKNRREISKYLFQEGVCYAKKDYNLAKHPEIDVPNLQVIKLMQSFKSKEYVRETFAWMHYYWYLTNDGIEFLRTYLNLPSEIVPNTLKRAARPAPGGRPFGDRPRGPARFEGDRPRFGDRDGYRGGPRGPPGEYGGDKGGAPAEFQPSFRGSGGRPGFGRGGGSFGAGPASGSFS, encoded by the exons ATG ATCATTCCAGAGAAGAATCGCAGAGAAATATCCAAATACCTCTTTCAAG AGGGCGTGTGCTATGCCAAGAAAGATTACAACCTTGCGAAGCACCCGGAGATCGATGTGCCGAACCTGCAGGTGATCAAGCTGATGCAAAGCTTCAAATCCAAGGAGTACGTGAGAGAGACCTTCGCTTGGATGCACTACTATTGGTATTTGACCAATGATGGCATTGAATTTCTTAGGACCTACCTCAATTTGCCGTCTGAGATTGTGCCCAACACTCTTAAGCGGGCTGCCCGGCCTGCCCCTGGTGGTCGGCCTTTTGGTGATCGTCCACG TGGCCCTGCTAGATTTGAAGGAGATAGGCCAAGGTTTGGGGATCGTGATGGTTATCGTGGAGGTCCAAGAGGGCCTCCCGGTGAGTATGGTGGTGACAAGGGAGGAGCGCCGGCTGAGTTCCAACCTTCATTTAGG GGTTCTGGAGGGAGGCCTGGGTTTGGGCGTGGTGGTGGCAGCTTTGGCGCTGGACCCGCTAGTGGAAGTTTTAGTTGA